The Numida meleagris isolate 19003 breed g44 Domestic line chromosome 17, NumMel1.0, whole genome shotgun sequence genomic interval TACAACGGGGAAAGTTGGCTGTTAGAAAGGttagaaagaaaaccacaaattCCGGTTGAGTTTGTAGTCCAAAACGATGAAGTCACTTcaaatgaaagtgaaataaataagcaaTCCTTCAGGAAGCATGATCCTCGAGTTGAGCCTACTCTATCGGAAATGAAGTTCAGCTGTACAGCAGCACGTCACCGCGGTGAAACACCTCAGGACAGCATTCCGAGTAACGGCTGGGGAAGCAATGTCGTACTGCTTTCGTATGTACAGGTTATTTACAACGAATTCCCTTTTGGCCTCACCCGTCAAGCCCTTGGAGCTGGCTGCTTAGATTCGAttcttccccccctcccccccacgCATTTTGCAATACTGCAGTTAGaactataatttaaaataatcttatgCATGAattacaaatattaataaagTAACTctgcatatataaatatttctagcGGAATTTAAAGCATTCAGAATGTacataaaagtttattttcatttggtaGGGCCAGATGTGCTTCTTCTCAGATCATCGCTGCTTTATTAATGCTTTGTACATCGCGAAACCCAGAAATGCAAAGACAGTAGCACCAAAACTTGCTCGGAGCCAAAATGTAGAGCTCTTGAGGTCCGCTTGTGTCACATGCCTAAAatttaacacacacacaaaaaaaagcacgaATTATTTGCAGGACAAGAGCATCAGACAACTTGTGCTAAGTTACTCTGCTTTTGGAAATTCATCACTACACTTGTCACAGGCAAGGAGCCTACAGCTCAGCTGTCTGTACACTTAAACAGCcgttttatttctcttaaaagcTCAGGACTTGATCTGCAGCCATGATCACACGAGTAGGTCTCGCTAAAGTCAGGGCTCACAGCTGAAGACGGACACAGGAGCAGGCCATTAATCAGCAGTGAGTATGGGGACGGCAGCCACCTTCTCACAGAGCACCAGCTAacattccaaaaataaaaataaaaatagctaacaaataaataataatccATAATGAGAGCAAGTCCATCGCTGCAAGACAGAACTTGTTTCAAATTTGAGTTTGCAGATTTTTTGCTTCTCCTTGCAAAACTTTCCAGTCCTGCTGAATATCTACTTATATTACTTCCCTCAAAAAGAAGTTTACTGACAAGTAGCaagtaatatttttccaaaagctAGAACCAAAAATCTGACAGTTTGTAAACCCCTTTCTTCCCATACAATCACAagaacagcaacagaaacagtCATCCAATACCAAGCTGAAAGCTAAGAGAATGTGCTAGTGAAACAGGCAGTGACCATGGagtcaacaaaaaaaagacaagatcCAACAACAGTGTGTGTGAAGTGACTGGATGACACAAAAAGCCACACTTCGCATGACAGCAGACAGCCAATGGCCCAAGTCTCCAAATGCTGCAGAGTTTGTGAGCATGCTCAGTTAAACACGGCTGGCCATCCTCAAAGTAGTCTCAAGTATGACAGCTTACCATAAAGCAGGAACTACCATTAAAGTTATCATAAATTATCATAATTCAAAGCACAAGAAGTTCCTAAATGATAGTGAAGaggtctgtttgtttttaagatagATCATCATAACTTCACTAGCCTATGTGTTTTAGCCTGCTTTTACCATCACAGGTTACTCAGTGAAAACTGCAGGAATATTAAGTCCAAGGAGCATACAGAGATCCTAAACATACACAGTGCATAAGAAAGTTCACGTAGTGTGAACTGCAGAGCTATTGTTTACAAGCTGTTTAGTAAAGCAGGAATTGTACTTACTatcaaaatacacaaaaacagTTTGAGATATTTAGTAGACATTTGCAGAAGCAATATAAGCCATACAGATAATCCGTGTGCTGTAATAACACAAGCTAAAGAACAGGCACAAATTCTCTGGTGCATTAACAGCGAAACATAGTTGGCTAAAAGTTACTAATCTTATTTAAGAATATCTTGCTgggttatggaacagatcaaGTTCATGAATTCCTACAAGCATTAGTTCTACAGCTGCTTTTGACAAACTCTCTGCAAACTACATGTCAAGTAGTTTGttgagggaaagaaagggaaaaggcaatGGCAAGGTCACCTTAGTTTGGCTGCTGTTACCTGTCTTCAAGCAAACGTGGACCAAGAGATGACTCCATGAAGATGGAATCTTCTACAAAGCTGACGGCGTGCACCTGCTGCATAATACTGCTCTCCTCGTCTGCTAACAGCATGGCACCCAACTCATCTATGTGGGCTCTTAACCTtttcacacacatgcacagttTGCAGTTCACAGCATGGCTCAACAGCAGTAAGTATCTCAAATAAGCGCAAATGTCAAAGCCCAAAGAACTGATCATTTTTACCCATCTAACTTCTGATTCTTGTGCAGTTGTTAAGAACTTAGCGCttgggaaaaaacagaaataaataaatggagttTGTACTCTTGAGGAGCAAAGTCAAATGTATGACTTTCTGTAACAAAATGCTATTGCTTTAAGGACAAGGAAAACCGTTTAAGAGACCAAATCTCTTCCTACTCCATCCCCAAAGCAACAACTTTCACATACCCACAAGGCAGTCTTGCACCATATGCATGAAGTAGAGCAGCTGTGCTAAATACACTAGAATGACTCAACACATCAGCCCTACGACTGACATGGTCTCATTACTGACAATAATTCAAGACCCTATTTTGTCACTACCAACAGCTTTagcatttgtgatttttttttttaagactataAAACCcatcttaatttttaatttatagaatttacttatgcaaaataaatttgcatGTTACAGGAGGTTAATAGGTTACATGACAAGCTCAATTAATACATTATCAGTCGTTATAAAATCCTCTTTTCATGTCTAAAGGGAGAGTAAGTTGACCCTGATCCATTCTCTAAGCCTAAAGTTGCAGATTCTTTCAATTAAAGAAGGAAACTAAATCAGGGCAGGGATTTGCTTTATAACCTCAAAGAAAGCAACAGTTCGGGCCCTCTGAACACCTCAGTCCAAATGCTGGAAATCCAAAAATACTCACTGAAATTCAGTGCTTTACCCcttcaaaaagaaatccaatttttctttcttatgtgTTCCTTAGAATAAATTCCATTTTTGCATCATCAATCCCTAATACTCATCAACTGccattaagaaaagaaatctgaaataattaaaaagacgACTGATGTTCGTTTTGGGGCACAGGTTCTTTAGCTTGAAGAAATCTGTAATGCATAAACGTTGCTTAATACTTCATGAAAATCCTACTTCTTCAGTAAAtaatattcacattttatttcagtataatTGTGTTTATGGAAGTCATTTTCACCAGTGGCAGAAATTATTGCTGCCTTGCTAGTAAGAGAGCACCTGCTATTTTCACTAACTCAAAACTAGAAAAATTATTCTCCCCAGGGGATAAAATATGTACATGTGAATATGTAGTTGTTAGGACTCCATAATCTATGTTGTATTTGAAATTCTTGATTATTAGATAAAAATTAGCTTCCAAACTTCTATAGCAGACTGGTGTGTGCACTTTGTCATAAATATTTCTACACACAGAAGGAGTCTAAATGTGGAGCCTATGCCTCTAtcagaaaattcagattttaatgcacattttggaaaaagacGACAGATTTTCACTCAGCCCTTAGGAGGGGGTTAAGTAACTTGTCACTTGCTGAGTGCTATCTTGGAGATCTGTACAGCCTTTCTTTTAAGAGGCTTTAACAACTCACAAGAAGTTTGCCACATGCACTTATCAAGAAGTTAACTGAGCATGCCTATCACGGttacacacagaaaatgagcaAGTTATGGGCCAATACTGACTCTCTTCCCCACGTCAGCAGAAGAATCCCAAGTCTGGGGAGGTTTAATCTTAACTATTtaaattcaaaagcatttccatataaactacaaatgcattttaaaagcacagtggTGAGGCCAACATACAAGTCACATGGCTACTCACACCAAAACTGTAAGCAAGTTAAAGCagtcagcaagcagcagcagcctgctctaACAGAATATAGgttttaagaataaaatataaacaactAAATTCCAAAACCATCACACAACACgtgcaagctgctgcagcttccctTCAGGCATTTGTTTTCCTAGGCTGCAAACCAATGCCAGCAGTTAGTTTTCCAGAAGCATTAGTTATCTAAAAATGTGAGGAGTGCCAAGCACATCTTATTATCTACAAAACctaaaaagaatgcaaaatgtCAATTTAATATACCCTATTTGGAAAGAAGTCAGAGGACATAGCTTTGCAAAATTCTACTGAGTATGGTGCACTGAACAgttgaaagaaggaagaatacAGGTAAGGAAATGTTATATTCTCCTAATTTTAGGGAGAGCCAAGCAAAGGGACAGATCTCTGCAATCAGGTTGAATGATAATACGTTACTATAGTTTTGAACCAATTATCTGCTTATAGTATAcatattgtaaaataaaaccTGGATTATATCCTTATAGCTTTCCCACTATTATAAGGAAATGGGACTATTGCCTTAAGTTTACTTTCACAGAAGGAAGGTTTTTATAGTAAAGAAATCTTATAATTCCTGAATCAACTATGCTTTTATATGGAAACAGAATGTCTCTTATATTTCATACtatttaaaaactttaaaaggaagaaaataaaacgGTCTGAGAAGTCTCCCTCATTGAACACCACAATTACCACGTGtaacaattattttgaaatgaactCAGCAGAAAAGCGCCACTGCTATACAAGCAAAATGAAGCAAGTAATGACTTTAAACCAAGAAAGCCGAAAAAAATACCCCACACTTAAAATCCATGCTCTGGAGATagggaatggaaaaaggaagaaaaaaaaaaaagagctgataATTAAAGGAGGGGTCAGAATGACATACACAGAAgccttgcttttaaaaagcagtaaaacaagGTAGCAAAAACAGATTAAGTGCCAGCCAGCCAAATACAGACGAACACCTAGAGGAaagagcaaattaaaaatataaaaatactacGGCAGTAACAAGTCTCATGCACACACGTACAGCGCTTTGAATGCGGTGCTTTCTTCCTCAAAGAATCAATGAAATGTGATCCTGGGTAGTTCAAACCAACAATCCTGTTTCAGCAGAGCAAGCATCTCCAAATTGAAGTTCCACATTCACTGGACTTGCCTATAAAGCCTACAGAGAATCTTGGAAGTTTGTCCATAGAAGAGAAACTAAAGGTGGGCATGAGTagctttttcatttgcatatgTTCTTCCTTTAATTGGGAATGTTCTAATATACTATTATATTTTTGCCTTGGTAACAGTGTTTAAGCACTACTTAGCAACAAACAATACAAGAAGGAGTCTAAAAGTAAAGACTTCATGTTACCTACTTCTACTATCTAGAGCCTCAGAATAGGAGGGGGTCAGGACAAGAACTTAAGAAGTCTCCTTTACCCATTTTTCATCTAACTTCTGCCAAACTTCCTGACCTAACAGTAAGCATCTGTAAGAGCAAAATTTAAAGAGTCATAAACTAGCTACATCAGATAATCCTGCTTGATTCAAATactttctttaatgaaaaatcattGAAATCCTTCTAAAAAGCTAAcatttctaaagaagaaaactacCCTTACCCTTCTAAGTTTACAGTCAGAGGTCACTCCCTGTTGTTTACACCTATCTCAGCTCTTGCATTCTTTCCTATGCATTCAGTTGTTCACAAAGTGAACGGTGAATAACCTGCTGCAGCGTGCTCCGTAAGGGAGAACTCCTGATGAGGTAACTAGGAAGCAAGTTGAAAAGAAATTAGGTTGgtggaaaacaaaacctcagcAACTAACACAATGACTGTAGACAAAGATTTTGGGAGATAATCCTCCTTTCTGTAGGGTCAGTGCAGAAGGCAGTGACAAACTCTCTTCACCCTGAATTACAGACTTCTAGGTGGTAGCAGATTCATATATTTATTCCACACTATTTAGTGACAAAGTGAGGAAAGGCAGCATCCCAAGGCTTCTCAAACAGAAGTTTCAATGCCTCCCGGTCTTGACAGTGTCTCAGAGGAACAAAGTACAATGTCTAATgcagaactcaaaaaaaaaaaccaaaacaccaaAAGCAACCACGGGCCCACACAAGGGAGAAACATGCCACAATAGTTCATGTAGCAATCCATAAccattcagaaaaacaagcattagATACAGAGCTAGCTTCAGCCTCCATAACGAGGACTTAGGATTTCCTAGTAGTGACTGCTGAATGAAGTTTTAGACTGACAATATGCAAAGATTATTTTTGCAAAGGATTTTTGTCTAAGGGATGACAGCTGTAAAGATGCAGAGTGAAGAGTTTCACTTCTATTCATCATGTTTTCCTGAGCTAATgacattttccctcttctctaaATTCTCACTCTGTGGTTACAACGCATACCTCAGattaaagcagcatttcacaAAGGTTCTCAGCACTGTACACGGGTACATAGGAGGCCTAACGATGTACATGTAATTTGCACTTAAAAGGAAACAGCCACTTTTATTTGGATCATCTACATCTGAAACCAGTAATGAGAAGTAATATGCATGGACCAGATACACCGAGAATATGTCAGGACGTTTTAACCAAGGCCTTCACATAAACATGTTTATCGTGGTCTGTGATTCCAGTGGACACAAAAATTGTTTGGTTTGAACTCCCATTTGCTGGGTCAAGGTGACAAGAGCTGAGCTGTTAGTAAATCACGTGTCAAAAGCAAGGTGTTTTATAGAAGTGTGCAGTACACGCAAGACAAGATATTGCACTGTTTTCAACGCTGAAAACCAGTTCTCTTTACCCAGTGCTTTTTCCAAAATATCTGCAAATGGAAATGGTTAACTGTTTGCCATTTCGTACATATTGCATTTTATTCAGAGGAATTGGATGTTAAAAGCTCCAGATTTTTACACAACTTACCCACTCTATGTAAACCAGGCATAACATACACACAGAAATTCTATCATCTCTCAAAATAGCAGACTAGCAGTTATAAATGTTATATGTTATACAGTGTTGCTATAGTCAAGCTGTGCCTTTTCCTACActatttaaatgaaagtaattttatAATTGATAAGAGGCACTAACTTTAATCAATACTAAACAAACCTATGAAGTATCACATGAGACACATTACAGAGACTTATATACATTACTTGCTGTCCATTACTACCTCCCTGAAAAACACAGTTCTAATTCCTAGACTGCATTTTTATCATCACTGAGTACCTGACCTGACCACCAGGTTGGTAATGTTTCATAGAAATCACTGCACTGAGCTCAAAAGAACCAAAAGCACCTTTAAGTTAAATAGATCAAAGTTTGACAATATTATGACAGTTACTAAAATAAGTATCTGCCTATTTAGTGCATACGGAGTGAGAAATCTGCAGTATAGAAGGTAACCAACTgctatttcaaaaaaaaaacaaaaaaaaaaaaagaaaagaaagaaaaccctttTATTTTAAGAGCACACCTGGAACCTAGTAAATAAAGTTAAGGACCTGTTAAGAACTGCAGTGAAGAGTTTGTTCTTTACAGATTGCAGCAAGTCTGAGTTGAGGAAGTTCTGACAGATGCAAAATGTACACCTGTTGCAGGCGCACATACAGCGTAACCGGGCATGGCTGCGAAAACACACAGAAGGACAGGAGTTGAAATCTTGCTCATATCATCAGGTGCACGTTAGGACTGTGCCACAACCAAGAGAGATTTAGGAATAAAAGGTACATTTGAATGAgtaaggagaggagaaaaaaatacactgggGAAGCAAGGGTAACACTACAGCTGTGCAGAATTTTAGGGTTACATGTTCTACATCTTGTACATTTTAGCATTACCACCATACATTGCTCTTAGTAGCAAAGCAcaaataagaatgaaaacatttgctgaatTTATTTACGTTTGTACGGAAAACATCTAAAGGCTGAGTACCTCTGCACAGCAATAGATAACACCCCTTTTCCAAAAGAAAGTAAGCCACATTTTCTATCACTTTGAATGCACACTTTACAGAGTGACAGTTACCTCTCCCTTTCCCACCCTAACAAACAGACATGCTTGAGAACTAAGGGAGAAGCAGGAATATTGATACAAGGCATTTGGTCGGTGCTACGCTTTCTGTGGTTTCCAGCACACCAGCATAACAAAATAAGAGAACAAAAACGAAACGAAAACTTTACAAATCTAATAAAATTTGgtttcaaatacatattttaaaaaatcctagATTTGGGGTGAAAGTGACATTAGTTCTATTTACTTTAAAGCAAATGTCAGCTGTCATACTAGACTCCATctgctgtaatattttatttagctCATCACTATATTAAAAGTTCCACCCACCAAAAAAGGAGATGCAAACTAAGCTTAGCAACAGTGAGATGTGCGATGAAAAAGAATGTGagcttaaaaatactgaaatctgAAGCCCAACATTTATacaggtatttatacagaagttatatcaaaaaagaaatatctaagATCCGTCAGATTCATGAAGTGAAACAATAAGCACcctcaaaacaaaaagctttaagCTCTGCACCGGGGGAAACTTATTGTCTAAAGAGTGCCATTACTTGTAATCAGCTGTGAAGTTGAACTATTTGCAAAAATTACAGTACAACTTAGATAcaattatcttaaaaatatcAAGATACGAATAGTGAGATACGAAGTGATGCCTTCACAACAAGGACATAACAGAACTTTACATATTACTTGAACGGACATACCTAAGAAGTAACACGAGCTGGATGAATTAGTgtagtctttaaaaaaaacagcttacACAATAGCTGACACTATTTCATCTGTTGGATTTATACCAACTTTCTCCATTTGAAATCATTGGAGGTAAACACAAGTCacttctgtctctctctgttgCTAAACCTCAGTGAGGCAATTCCATCCTCATGGTTAACAATGGCATGCAGCGCTACTGAGCGTGATTCATGCAGTATGGAAAACACAATGGTTGGAGTACTTACGGATACATTGCCATAGTTGTCAGTTTAACAAAGATATCCTTACTCGGCATATCAACAGTATTACAAGTAAAGGCTTGAGGTGGAggcattttgtgttttttgcaGAATTCAGCAGGAGAAATACTATATTCCTGTCTAACTTCGTGCAAGTCAGACTTTGCAGCTACCACTAAGCATGGTATTCTGCTATCCATGAAGTGTTGCTgcaaatttaaagaaaaagcgAAAGAGACATTATGTGATACGTACAATCTGGAAAAGCCAAAATATTACTAGTTGCAGCATATTAAGGTTCATGCATTGCACTGAAGTCAGGCACTTCtagaagcagaatattttatacAGACTTTAGTTTGGTATGAATAgcaaaaaggcatttttagCACATCAGCCATATAAAACCAACACTCATAAATAACATGAGTTTTAAACACTGGAACTTGATGTATGGGCCAATAATTGAtaatttttatgtgtgtgtgtgtgtgtgtgtgtgtatgtgtgtgcgtGTTCGCTGacaaagtatatatatattcatacatatgaaaaaaaaattcacaaacCTTAAAAATCCTGACACAGTACTCAAAGGACTTAGGGTTACTGACATCATATACCAGGCAGACAACATCGCATATGGTCTCAGCATCAGTCAAAAATTCAGAGTCACTGACATCATGTAGCTGGAAAAACAGACagtgggaaagggagaaaagcttTGTTATTATGCACTTAAAGgaattttataacttttttttttcctcattacaGCTCACTGTTATGCATCCTTAGAACTAATGGACCAACAAAAGGCAGaattaatgaaaaagaattaagagAAATTTACCAACACAGCCAACACATGTGAGCTGTTAACATCTGCAGGTGATCACAGCCTCAGCACGAAAAGTTACTTTTACTtctaaacacaaaaaaacctgGCATTCATTCTACAGAGGAAAATCAGAGAGCAGAGAACTAGGATCTTGGAAAACAAGGTATCATGCCATAAAGGAAAACTACAGCGGAGAGAGCATTTGAAGAAAGTATTTTAGCCACTGAAGATTAACTATAGGCATCCTAATCATCCCACCTGACAGATCTGTACTTTCTAAATAAGCAGGATGGCTTAATGGAGTGTTGACACTTAGGAAGAAGAGACGATTAAGACAGAAAATCCTTGTATTTGTCTGCAGAAGGCTTTTTAATAGTTCACTGAATTTTAAGGTAAGCTAGTCGCATGTATGCAATAATGAGGCACTCTTACCAGCAAGTATTTTTCTTGTCCATATACATAGACTGTGTTTATGGCGTAGTAAGATTTGTGTTCTGCACGTATTTGCCTTTGTCtctaaaaatgcagaatttcatGTTAGATCACAGCAACTTTTGCATTCCAAGTAGCTTTGAACAGCTGTTTTACTCTATTTattaatgaatgaaaattacagtaatctgtggtttatttttccagtaCATGCAAAACTGTAATCCAAGATATAAGTAATTGTCCAATATCCATTTGTCTATTTgctattcttaaaataaaaattcataatCTCCAAATTCAGTAGTAACCAGTACAATTTTAATGTCAACTGAATTTTGCTGTCTAAAATAAACTCAAAACCATCTGCGTGTGAATATAAGCAAAAGGTTTCTTACTATTAGATTTCTTCCAAGAAGAGCCTGAAGAACTCCACTTTTCCCACAGCCTTTCATTCCAACAACATTGCATCGGAAAACATTTCTCTGAGTCTGTTTTTTCTGGAGATCTATCTTTTTATCTCTtgttacttttgaaaaaaatacaaatatttttcaaaagatgcATACACGTGAATGTATGGAGAAGCAGATGAACTAACTGTTCATTTACATTATCTCTCAGAAATATTAAATCAAGAGTTTGACTTCAGCAGTTAAAAGAGTGAAAGTGAAAGAAGACAGGATACTTATTTAAGAAATTTATTCTTGAGTAGATTTCTAAGTTTAAATTCCTAAATTGAATTgaatctatttctttttaattaccTGTAATTGCCGATGCTTGAGATTCTTGTTCTGCAAGTATCGAGTAGCCTAAATAACCCAGGTACTCCAGGCATCGCTGTACATCTAAGTACGTGGTCAGTCTATCAGAGGGGACAAAAAGGAGTTTCAAAATTGTTAAATTCCATGAAACCAATTCTGTCAAgtaatgaaacaattttttcttcctttctctagAGTGACATGATAGTAATATTCCTGGTACTACCAAAGAACACAAGTACTTTGGAAGTAACTTTAACAATCACAATAGTTTGCAAAGCACTAGGAAAGCAATACTTGCTGGAGCCCATCAGCCTACACCACTACTTATTTCTCACAATAATTCTCATTCTCCGTGTTTTCCATAGGTAAAAAACTCATTACTGAACAGCATTACTCTTAACATCTCTAAAAAGGAGAACAGTGAAACATGGTCAACTATTAAACTTTCACTCTTCCAATACCACATTTTGAAGAGGAATCTACAAATGTATTCTCATACTCAAAGTTCCCAACCACCAAAATGCAATGGAGCACACTTACGTCCACTGAGAGAGAAACCCTTGGTAGGTAATCCATCCCCTTTCATTTGTACAAACCGTGTTGTTAACATCAGGCCCCCATGGCATATAAGGAAAGACTTTGAACAGATCTTTCAGTTCATCAGGAGACAAAGCACAGTCTCTATCCTGAAAACAAGCATATGAtatcagaaataaacaaatacttaATTCACACCTATACTGAAGTGATACATTTTTGCTGTACACTTGCAAAATTTGATAAATTGTCTatcaaaaaaacacaacagagctttctctctctcaatggctgttattttcttgatttaaaacAAGACTGAATATAtaagaaagtttaaaaacaaaacaaaacaacttcagTCTGAATTGAGGGTTGTGGCTGTACTACCAGTTTTTACCACATGGCTTAACCAATAGCCAGTTTCTGAATGAAATGACGAAGACATGCTTTGTGTGAGCAAAACTTCTAGCAAGGTAAGACTCTGAAATCTAAGTACACACACATTCAAATTACAAGCTTACCAAATCATGCTTAtcaaaaatgctttgaagaaacAAGTATGCATGATGATTTAATTCTGTTGTGCAGTCTGGAGGAATTTTTAGCCTATttaccaaaaacaaaaacaaaaagcgTTAAGTAAGTCTGCAAAACACAGAATGCTATAattcaaaataacaaatttCAGAATTGAAGCATTTGGTATTTGACCtttgcattcagttttcatAGTCTCTAAAGAGATCAAGGTACATACTTTTTTTTAGGAATGCTATAATTACGAGTGGGTGTATTTATATTACACTATATTCAGTCAGTGCTGTATGGGGAGGAGGCTGCTGTTAGAAAACAGAGATAGCAGTATGTGATTTGGCACTGTAAGACTGCAGTTCTTCCTTTGTAACTTTCATACAAAGAGTTTAGGTGATAGGCCACAAAGTAAGG includes:
- the RHOT1 gene encoding mitochondrial Rho GTPase 1 isoform X1 — translated: MKKDVRILLVGEPRVGKTSLIMSLVSEEFPEEVPPRAEEITIPADVTPERVPTHIVDYSEAEQNDEQLYHEISQANVICIVYAVNNKNSIDKVTSRWIPLINERTDKDSRLPLILVGNKSDLVEYSSMETILPIMNQYTEIETCVECSAKNLKNISELFYYAQKAVLHPTGPLYCPEEKEMKPACIKALTRIFRISDQDNDGTLNDAELNFFQRICFNTPLAPQALEDVKNVVRKNLSDGVADNGLTLKGFLFLHTLFIQRGRHETTWTVLRRFGYDDDLELTPEYLFPPLKIPPDCTTELNHHAYLFLQSIFDKHDLDRDCALSPDELKDLFKVFPYMPWGPDVNNTVCTNERGWITYQGFLSQWTLTTYLDVQRCLEYLGYLGYSILAEQESQASAITVTRDKKIDLQKKQTQRNVFRCNVVGMKGCGKSGVLQALLGRNLIRQRQIRAEHKSYYAINTVYVYGQEKYLLLHDVSDSEFLTDAETICDVVCLVYDVSNPKSFEYCVRIFKQHFMDSRIPCLVVAAKSDLHEVRQEYSISPAEFCKKHKMPPPQAFTCNTVDMPSKDIFVKLTTMAMYPHARLRCMCACNRCTFCICQNFLNSDLLQSVKNKLFTAVLNRHVTQADLKSSTFWLRASFGATVFAFLGFAMYKALIKQR
- the RHOT1 gene encoding mitochondrial Rho GTPase 1 isoform X5; this translates as MKKDVRILLVGEPRVGKTSLIMSLVSEEFPEEVPPRAEEITIPADVTPERVPTHIVDYSEAEQNDEQLYHEISQANVICIVYAVNNKNSIDKVTSRWIPLINERTDKDSRLPLILVGNKSDLVEYSSMETILPIMNQYTEIETCVECSAKNLKNISELFYYAQKAVLHPTGPLYCPEEKEMKPACIKALTRIFRISDQDNDGTLNDAELNFFQRICFNTPLAPQALEDVKNVVRKNLSDGVADNGLTLKGFLFLHTLFIQRGRHETTWTVLRRFGYDDDLELTPEYLFPPLKIPPDCTTELNHHAYLFLQSIFDKHDLDRDCALSPDELKDLFKVFPYMPWGPDVNNTVCTNERGWITYQGFLSQWTLTTYLDVQRCLEYLGYLGYSILAEQESQASAITVTRDKKIDLQKKQTQRNVFRCNVVGMKGCGKSGVLQALLGRNLIRQRQIRAEHKSYYAINTVYVYGQEKYLLLHDVSDSEFLTDAETICDVVCLVYDVSNPKSFEYCVRIFKQHFMDSRIPCLVVAAKSDLHEVRQEYSISPAEFCKKHKMPPPQAFTCNTVDMPSKDIFVKLTTMAMYPHARLRCMCACNRCTFCICQNFLNSDLLQSVKNKLFTAVLNRLRAHIDELGAMLLADEESSIMQQVHAVSFVEDSIFMESSLGPRLLEDRHVTQADLKSSTFWLRASFGATVFAFLGFAMYKALIKQR
- the RHOT1 gene encoding mitochondrial Rho GTPase 1 isoform X2 — translated: MSLVSEEFPEEVPPRAEEITIPADVTPERVPTHIVDYSEAEQNDEQLYHEISQANVICIVYAVNNKNSIDKVTSRWIPLINERTDKDSRLPLILVGNKSDLVEYSSMETILPIMNQYTEIETCVECSAKNLKNISELFYYAQKAVLHPTGPLYCPEEKEMKPACIKALTRIFRISDQDNDGTLNDAELNFFQRICFNTPLAPQALEDVKNVVRKNLSDGVADNGLTLKGFLFLHTLFIQRGRHETTWTVLRRFGYDDDLELTPEYLFPPLKIPPDCTTELNHHAYLFLQSIFDKHDLDRDCALSPDELKDLFKVFPYMPWGPDVNNTVCTNERGWITYQGFLSQWTLTTYLDVQRCLEYLGYLGYSILAEQESQASAITVTRDKKIDLQKKQTQRNVFRCNVVGMKGCGKSGVLQALLGRNLIRQRQIRAEHKSYYAINTVYVYGQEKYLLLHDVSDSEFLTDAETICDVVCLVYDVSNPKSFEYCVRIFKQHFMDSRIPCLVVAAKSDLHEVRQEYSISPAEFCKKHKMPPPQAFTCNTVDMPSKDIFVKLTTMAMYPHARLRCMCACNRCTFCICQNFLNSDLLQSVKNKLFTAVLNRHVTQADLKSSTFWLRASFGATVFAFLGFAMYKALIKQR
- the RHOT1 gene encoding mitochondrial Rho GTPase 1 isoform X3, whose amino-acid sequence is MKKDVRILLVGEPRVGKTSLIMSLVSEEFPEEVPPRAEEITIPADVTPERVPTHIVDYSEAEQNDEQLYHEISQANVICIVYAVNNKNSIDKVTSRWIPLINERTDKDSRLPLILVGNKSDLVEYSSMETILPIMNQYTEIETCVECSAKNLKNISELFYYAQKAVLHPTGPLYCPEEKEMKPACIKALTRIFRISDQDNDGTLNDAELNFFQRICFNTPLAPQALEDVKNVVRKNLSDGVADNGLTLKGFLFLHTLFIQRGRHETTWTVLRRFGYDDDLELTPEYLFPPLKIPPDCTTELNHHAYLFLQSIFDKHDLDRDCALSPDELKDLFKVFPYMPWGPDVNNTVCTNERGWITYQGFLSQWTLTTYLDVQRCLEYLGYLGYSILAEQESQASAITVTRDKKIDLQKKQTQRNVFRCNVVGMKGCGKSGVLQALLGRNLIRQRQIRAEHKSYYAINTVYVYGQEKYLLLHDVSDSEFLTDAETICDVVCLVYDVSNPKSFEYCVRIFKQHFMDSRIPCLVVAAKSDLHEVRQEYSISPAEFCKKHKMPPPQAFTCNTVDMPSKDIFVKLTTMAMYPHVTQADLKSSTFWLRASFGATVFAFLGFAMYKALIKQR